The following proteins are encoded in a genomic region of Bacillus sp. BGMRC 2118:
- a CDS encoding methyltransferase domain-containing protein, with amino-acid sequence MSDIPINKEKYKCPFCKHKFENFIPWPDYYDFPGIQYEMYNKKTAMCPICKSLDRERLFKIYIEQETQLLEKPQSLLHIAPEKNLRNWIRGHRNISYTCGDLFPQDNEMERIDLTEIPYEDNTFDVILCSHVLEHIIDDQKAMKELYRVLRPGGWSILQVPIALNIESIVEDNSITTPEGRKRHFGQDDHVRLYNRDGFINRLRLSGFIIHLFNLAEKIGLVETKSYGLSKGDYLYIVTK; translated from the coding sequence GTGAGTGATATACCTATAAATAAAGAAAAATACAAATGTCCATTTTGTAAACATAAATTTGAAAATTTTATCCCGTGGCCAGATTATTATGATTTTCCAGGTATACAGTATGAAATGTACAATAAGAAAACTGCCATGTGTCCAATATGTAAGTCTCTTGATAGAGAAAGACTATTTAAAATATATATTGAGCAAGAAACACAATTGTTAGAAAAACCACAAAGTTTACTGCATATTGCTCCAGAGAAAAATCTAAGAAACTGGATAAGAGGTCATAGAAATATTTCATATACTTGCGGTGATTTATTTCCACAAGATAATGAAATGGAACGAATTGATCTAACTGAAATACCGTATGAAGATAATACATTTGATGTAATTCTATGCAGCCATGTACTGGAACACATTATTGACGACCAAAAAGCTATGAAAGAATTGTATCGTGTATTAAGACCTGGTGGATGGAGTATACTTCAGGTCCCAATAGCCCTAAATATTGAATCTATAGTTGAGGATAATTCAATAACAACCCCAGAAGGTAGAAAAAGACATTTTGGCCAAGATGACCATGTAAGACTCTATAATAGGGATGGATTTATTAATAGATTAAGATTATCTGGATTCATTATACATCTGTTTAATTTAGCAGAAAAAATTGGGTTAGTAGAAACAAAAAGTTATGGTTTGTCTAAAGGGGACTACTTATATATAGTTACAAAGTAA
- a CDS encoding DUF4030 domain-containing protein gives MENDLKKAKKFFSETYYNSNITTRIKNGVHNRIASEGTKYNFNRRKKALYSFGAAAVVCGLLFASLFVSPTMAEVAAKIPYLNQILHLKPLDEVLVEKLEEKGYQVDGIGMYINEEKEIEIQIKGLNEESKKDVENIVNEQLSLRGYDAYTFNVRESYYHSNQPVELTKDEKLAEGILEEAIGKLEENGYTILMYGFGYSSPSKNIKFRVDIPNTENRIEDIENTFHEIIKGKQIGEYTVNVVTIDLEQEIENKWSKWNTDVFPVIVSGMMGKKEYEVTGFTYSFKPEALEIFLKTSINSTDHNAKDRALKVETTVKEFLESEELKEITSTHPYKIIVRSKDQKQIN, from the coding sequence ATGGAAAACGATTTGAAAAAAGCAAAGAAGTTTTTTAGTGAAACCTACTACAATTCAAACATCACGACCCGAATAAAAAATGGTGTTCATAACAGAATTGCAAGTGAAGGGACGAAATATAATTTTAATAGAAGAAAAAAGGCATTATATTCATTTGGAGCCGCAGCTGTAGTATGTGGTTTATTATTCGCTTCATTATTCGTTTCTCCAACTATGGCCGAGGTTGCAGCAAAAATTCCATATTTAAATCAAATTTTACATCTTAAGCCACTAGATGAGGTTTTAGTTGAAAAATTAGAAGAGAAAGGCTATCAAGTAGATGGAATTGGAATGTACATTAATGAGGAAAAAGAAATTGAAATACAAATAAAAGGACTTAATGAAGAAAGTAAGAAAGATGTGGAGAATATTGTAAATGAGCAACTTTCTTTAAGAGGGTATGATGCCTATACGTTTAACGTAAGAGAATCATATTATCACTCAAATCAACCTGTTGAATTAACAAAGGACGAGAAACTCGCAGAGGGCATACTAGAAGAGGCTATTGGAAAATTGGAGGAGAATGGCTACACCATCTTAATGTATGGTTTCGGGTATAGTTCTCCTAGTAAGAATATTAAATTCCGGGTAGATATTCCGAATACAGAAAATAGAATTGAAGACATTGAAAATACATTCCATGAAATCATTAAGGGAAAACAAATTGGAGAGTATACAGTAAATGTCGTAACAATTGATTTAGAACAAGAAATTGAAAATAAGTGGAGTAAGTGGAATACAGATGTGTTTCCTGTAATTGTCTCAGGAATGATGGGGAAGAAGGAATATGAAGTAACAGGCTTTACCTATTCATTCAAACCGGAAGCCCTAGAAATTTTTTTGAAAACATCCATCAATAGCACAGATCATAACGCCAAAGATCGTGCATTAAAAGTAGAAACAACTGTAAAAGAATTTTTAGAATCTGAGGAACTAAAAGAAATTACAAGTACCCACCCATATAAAATCATTGTAAGAAGCAAAGATCAAAAACAAATCAACTAA
- a CDS encoding sodium:proton antiporter: MEHHGSVTSLLIVVLVAFLTPLLMHRFKLNFLPVVVAEILMGLIIGQSGFDLIEPDMWIETLSTLGFIFLMFLSGLEIDFTAFAGKKKKEKLPSGKDAPNAFLLSTLIFIGIFGLSLLLSYIFVWTGFIENAFLMTLIISTISLGVVVPTLKEANLMKRAVGQTILLVAVIADLVTMILLAVFVSLYSEGQGSMWLLLILFAAGVGFYFVGKRFQNRSFLETMSKGTIQIGTRAVFTLIIVLVGVSESVGAENILGAFLAGVLVSLLSPNADLVHKLDSFGYGFLIPIFFVMVGVNLDVWSLFEDPKVLYLIPLLLIALFISKIFPVYLMKFWYDTKTVLASGFLLTSTLSLVIAAATIGERIGVIDAKMSGALILVAVITSIITPIAFKKLFPSQEFEDPKQKVAFIGANQYTLPTTLELNKNLYETSLFHVKQDKIEKQVSDSIFSIVELESYSLDELKKHDILNVDILVVTTGDQEVNKEIAIHAKENGVDRVIARAESPEVDEELKGHEIEVFSVLTSTQNLLRALIEAPSVMNILTNQETALYQINMKNSLYNGIELRNFPFTGDVIFVRIFRGKDSIVPHGDTELLFGDRLIVTGSREYVDELKMVLEYGRE, from the coding sequence ATGGAACATCACGGATCAGTTACTTCATTATTAATTGTTGTATTAGTGGCTTTTTTGACACCATTATTAATGCACCGGTTTAAACTAAACTTTTTACCAGTTGTTGTTGCTGAGATATTAATGGGTCTTATCATAGGACAATCGGGATTTGATTTAATTGAACCCGATATGTGGATTGAAACATTGTCAACACTCGGATTTATCTTTTTAATGTTTTTGAGTGGATTAGAAATTGACTTTACTGCATTTGCAGGAAAGAAAAAGAAAGAAAAATTACCTAGTGGTAAGGATGCTCCTAACGCATTTTTGCTTTCAACACTAATTTTCATAGGTATTTTCGGACTTTCTTTACTTTTATCTTATATTTTTGTTTGGACAGGGTTTATCGAGAATGCATTCTTAATGACATTAATTATATCTACTATTTCTCTTGGGGTTGTTGTTCCGACTTTGAAGGAAGCAAATCTAATGAAGCGGGCAGTAGGGCAAACAATCCTACTTGTTGCTGTTATTGCTGACTTAGTCACGATGATTCTGCTTGCTGTTTTTGTTTCTTTATATAGTGAAGGACAAGGAAGTATGTGGCTGTTATTGATTTTATTCGCAGCAGGTGTAGGTTTCTATTTTGTTGGTAAAAGATTCCAAAATCGTTCATTCCTGGAAACAATGTCCAAAGGTACTATTCAAATTGGAACAAGAGCAGTTTTTACATTAATCATCGTGCTAGTAGGTGTATCTGAATCTGTTGGAGCTGAGAATATTTTAGGTGCATTTTTAGCAGGTGTATTAGTGTCGTTACTATCACCGAATGCTGACCTAGTGCACAAGCTGGATTCATTTGGATACGGTTTTTTAATACCGATTTTCTTTGTAATGGTAGGGGTAAACTTAGATGTTTGGTCACTGTTTGAAGATCCAAAGGTCTTATATTTAATTCCGTTATTATTAATTGCTTTATTTATCTCGAAAATTTTCCCAGTGTATTTGATGAAGTTTTGGTATGACACGAAGACAGTTTTAGCTTCGGGGTTTTTACTAACATCAACATTATCATTAGTTATTGCTGCAGCGACAATTGGAGAACGAATTGGGGTTATAGATGCAAAGATGTCAGGAGCGTTAATTCTTGTTGCAGTAATCACAAGCATTATTACACCCATTGCCTTTAAAAAGCTGTTTCCATCACAGGAATTCGAAGATCCAAAGCAAAAGGTTGCATTCATTGGGGCAAATCAGTACACGCTACCTACAACGCTGGAGCTAAATAAAAACTTATATGAAACAAGTCTCTTTCATGTCAAACAAGACAAAATTGAGAAACAAGTATCAGATTCAATCTTCTCCATCGTGGAGTTGGAAAGCTATTCACTGGATGAATTAAAGAAACATGACATTTTAAATGTGGATATACTGGTGGTAACAACAGGAGATCAAGAGGTCAACAAAGAAATTGCCATTCATGCGAAGGAAAATGGAGTGGACCGCGTCATCGCCCGGGCTGAATCACCTGAGGTGGATGAAGAATTAAAAGGACACGAGATAGAAGTATTCTCTGTACTAACGTCCACTCAAAACTTGTTACGTGCCTTAATTGAAGCACCGAGTGTAATGAATATCCTAACCAATCAAGAAACAGCGCTATATCAAATTAATATGAAAAATAGTTTATATAACGGCATTGAATTACGTAATTTCCCGTTCACTGGTGACGTCATATTTGTCCGGATATTTAGAGGAAAAGATTCAATTGTACCTCACGGTGATACAGAATTATTGTTTGGAGACCGTCTGATTGTAACAGGCTCACGAGAATATGTTGATGAGTTAAAAATGGTATTAGAATATGGAAGAGAGTAA
- the prpE gene encoding bis(5'-nucleosyl)-tetraphosphatase PrpE: MQIDVIGDIHGCYEEFVSLTLKLGYEWENNLPVHPAGRVLAFVGDLTDRGPESIKVINIVHKLVMEEKKAYYCPGNHCNKLYRYFLGRKVQTTHGLETTVAEYQALSTKERNIVSNRFTRLYENAPLYLQLDEGNLIVAHAGIREDYIGRTDKKVQTFVLYGDITGESNPDGTPVRRDWAKNYTGSRWIVYGHTPVKEPRVIGNTINIDTGAVFGNKLTAFRYPELETVSVPSTMPYVEEKFRSFK, encoded by the coding sequence ATGCAGATTGATGTAATTGGTGACATACACGGTTGTTATGAGGAGTTTGTTTCATTAACTCTAAAGCTTGGGTATGAGTGGGAGAATAATCTTCCCGTTCACCCTGCTGGACGTGTGTTAGCATTTGTTGGCGATTTAACTGACAGAGGTCCGGAGTCTATTAAAGTAATCAATATAGTCCATAAGCTAGTAATGGAAGAAAAGAAGGCTTATTATTGCCCAGGTAACCATTGCAATAAATTATATCGCTATTTTCTAGGTCGTAAAGTTCAAACGACGCATGGGTTGGAAACAACAGTTGCTGAATATCAAGCACTATCAACGAAGGAACGTAACATTGTGAGTAATCGCTTTACACGATTATATGAAAATGCCCCTTTGTATCTTCAGTTGGACGAAGGAAACTTGATTGTTGCTCATGCCGGAATTCGAGAAGATTATATCGGAAGAACAGACAAGAAAGTTCAAACGTTTGTGTTATATGGAGATATAACAGGAGAATCAAATCCAGACGGAACACCAGTAAGACGAGATTGGGCGAAAAACTATACAGGCTCAAGATGGATTGTGTACGGTCATACACCAGTAAAAGAGCCAAGAGTAATTGGCAACACCATTAACATTGATACAGGTGCCGTATTTGGAAACAAACTAACTGCCTTTCGTTATCCCGAACTAGAAACGGTGTCAGTGCCTTCCACTATGCCTTATGTCGAGGAAAAGTTTAGGTCGTTTAAATAA
- a CDS encoding rod shape-determining protein RodA produces the protein MNTEKNAQQRIDYSLLFILFLLAIASTIAIISAQPTLPEKLKNINFVAQQWQWYVVGSVAIAITMIVDYDRFKQVAWYLYGFGFLLLIGLEINFPSSLVQTIKGATSWYKLPGIGNFQPSELMKIFLILVLSQIIVNHREKYVESSVKLDLFLLGKLSLTTIAPLLLLVKQPDMGMSMVFMSIFGTMLVVSGIRWRILFTIATSFMAMASILVYTYFAFPHFFKEHILDEYQLNRFYGWLAPYEHSNAQGFQLIRSLLAIGSGELSGKGYLQTEVTLPESHTDFIFAIIAEQFGFIGASVVIALFFLLIYRMIHIALECNDPYGSYLSAGVIGMITFQVFQNIGMTIGLLPITGLPLPFISYGGSSLATYMLAIGIILNVRSRTKKYLFD, from the coding sequence ATGAATACTGAGAAAAACGCTCAACAGCGTATTGATTATAGTTTATTATTTATTTTATTTTTATTGGCAATTGCCAGTACAATCGCGATTATTAGTGCACAGCCTACCTTGCCTGAAAAGCTAAAAAATATTAATTTCGTTGCTCAACAATGGCAATGGTATGTAGTAGGATCTGTTGCCATTGCTATTACGATGATTGTTGATTATGACAGGTTTAAGCAAGTTGCATGGTATTTATACGGTTTTGGCTTTTTACTTTTAATCGGATTAGAAATTAATTTTCCAAGTTCACTAGTGCAAACAATTAAAGGTGCAACAAGCTGGTACAAGCTACCGGGGATTGGGAATTTTCAGCCTTCCGAGCTGATGAAAATCTTCTTAATACTCGTATTAAGTCAAATTATTGTGAACCATCGAGAGAAATACGTGGAGAGCTCTGTCAAACTAGATTTATTTTTACTAGGTAAGTTATCATTAACGACGATTGCCCCGCTTCTTCTCTTAGTAAAACAACCTGATATGGGGATGTCGATGGTATTTATGTCAATCTTTGGTACGATGTTAGTTGTTTCAGGAATACGATGGAGAATATTATTCACCATTGCTACTTCATTTATGGCGATGGCAAGTATACTTGTTTATACTTATTTTGCTTTTCCTCATTTTTTTAAAGAGCATATATTAGATGAATATCAGTTAAATCGTTTTTACGGTTGGTTAGCTCCATATGAGCATTCTAATGCACAAGGCTTTCAGTTAATTAGATCACTGTTGGCGATCGGATCAGGTGAATTATCAGGAAAAGGATACCTCCAAACTGAAGTCACTCTTCCCGAATCACACACTGATTTTATTTTCGCCATTATTGCTGAGCAATTTGGATTTATCGGTGCCAGTGTTGTGATTGCCTTATTCTTCTTGTTAATTTATCGAATGATACACATTGCATTGGAATGTAATGATCCTTATGGAAGCTATCTTTCTGCTGGAGTGATTGGAATGATTACATTCCAGGTATTTCAAAACATTGGGATGACAATTGGTTTATTACCGATCACTGGTTTACCATTACCATTCATTAGTTATGGTGGAAGTTCGCTTGCGACATATATGTTAGCGATTGGTATTATTTTAAATGTTCGTTCCCGTACAAAGAAATATTTATTTGATTAA
- a CDS encoding N-acetylmuramoyl-L-alanine amidase, whose product MKLYLDPGHGGTDPGAQGNGLLEKDINLDIALRIRSILLNSFENVEVLMSRSNDQTKSLSERTSEANSWGASFYLSIHCNAFNGTARGYEDYIHNSLPDNSVTAIYQKQIHEEVVKGIQLQDRGMKKANFHVLRETSMPAFLSENGFIDNPNDAALMSDAAWREKVALGHVNGLAKSFNLQRKQASNPDVLYKVISGSFKTRENAEERLEFLKLNQISSFITTTIIDNTTYYRVQSGAYSDQVLAEKQVERIKESGISDAYYITVKADSSTTGSNNETTPTTNSILGKPQLTAEQLDKFVRKVNPKAPKLAEMYISFGNDYGVKGDVAFAQAIHETNYFRFTGEVKDHQNNYAGLGASVGTSFKTPKDGVLAHLQHLYAYATTKPLPTKHPITDTRLKYVERGSAPTWPELNGKWAASKSYGETVLSLYEKMKVSR is encoded by the coding sequence GTGAAGCTTTATTTAGACCCTGGTCATGGTGGGACAGATCCTGGAGCACAAGGAAATGGACTGTTGGAAAAAGACATTAACTTAGATATTGCATTACGAATACGTTCAATTTTACTAAATAGTTTTGAAAATGTAGAGGTCTTGATGAGCCGTTCAAATGATCAAACGAAGAGTTTAAGTGAGCGAACTTCCGAGGCTAATTCGTGGGGTGCATCTTTTTACCTTTCCATTCATTGCAATGCCTTTAATGGAACAGCACGAGGTTATGAGGATTATATTCATAACAGTTTACCCGACAACTCAGTTACTGCTATATATCAAAAGCAAATTCATGAGGAAGTCGTAAAGGGAATTCAACTGCAAGATCGAGGTATGAAAAAAGCAAATTTTCATGTACTGAGAGAAACAAGTATGCCTGCTTTCCTAAGCGAAAATGGATTCATTGATAATCCAAATGATGCTGCGTTAATGAGTGATGCAGCTTGGCGTGAAAAAGTAGCATTAGGACATGTTAATGGTTTAGCAAAATCATTTAATTTACAACGCAAACAAGCAAGTAACCCAGATGTACTTTATAAAGTTATTTCTGGTTCCTTTAAAACAAGAGAAAATGCAGAGGAACGTCTTGAGTTTTTAAAATTAAATCAAATAAGTTCATTTATTACTACAACTATAATTGATAATACTACGTATTATCGAGTCCAGTCCGGTGCTTATTCTGATCAAGTTCTTGCCGAGAAACAAGTAGAACGAATTAAAGAGAGCGGTATTTCCGATGCATATTATATAACTGTTAAAGCAGATAGCTCTACGACTGGTTCTAATAATGAAACAACACCTACAACGAATTCTATTCTCGGTAAACCTCAATTAACTGCTGAGCAATTGGATAAGTTTGTTAGGAAAGTCAATCCTAAGGCTCCTAAATTAGCCGAAATGTATATTTCTTTCGGAAACGACTATGGAGTTAAGGGAGATGTTGCGTTTGCCCAAGCTATTCACGAGACGAATTATTTCCGATTTACTGGGGAAGTAAAAGACCATCAAAATAATTATGCAGGTTTAGGTGCATCAGTTGGAACAAGCTTTAAAACACCAAAAGATGGTGTTCTTGCTCATCTACAACATCTATATGCGTATGCAACAACAAAACCGTTACCAACTAAACATCCTATCACAGATACAAGATTAAAATATGTGGAAAGAGGGTCTGCTCCAACATGGCCAGAATTAAATGGTAAATGGGCTGCATCCAAAAGTTACGGCGAGACTGTTTTATCGTTGTATGAAAAGATGAAAGTAAGCAGATAA
- a CDS encoding spore coat protein: MGKEFNCVCDAVENIHDLQEAVEDQCPTSCYSNLLSPANFLGDTIPFILYTKKGEPFKAFGNIGGEDCFKTPFFRVENIDDCCATLSLLMPDCSDICGVNNLVKTAFCIEVDLSCFCAIQCLDPRLVVNSFSSRAEVAEVEVEDEVEEDQVEDHTHGHKRRGHRH; encoded by the coding sequence ATGGGTAAAGAATTTAACTGTGTATGTGATGCTGTAGAAAATATTCATGATTTGCAAGAGGCTGTTGAAGATCAATGTCCTACAAGTTGCTATAGTAACTTGTTGTCACCTGCTAACTTCTTAGGTGATACAATTCCTTTCATTCTTTATACAAAGAAAGGTGAACCTTTTAAAGCATTCGGAAACATTGGTGGAGAGGATTGTTTCAAAACTCCATTCTTCCGTGTAGAGAACATTGATGATTGTTGTGCAACTCTTTCACTATTAATGCCGGATTGCAGTGACATCTGTGGAGTAAACAACCTCGTTAAAACGGCATTTTGTATCGAAGTAGACTTAAGCTGCTTCTGTGCAATTCAATGTTTAGATCCAAGATTAGTTGTAAACTCCTTCTCTTCCCGAGCAGAGGTCGCAGAAGTTGAGGTTGAGGATGAGGTTGAGGAAGATCAAGTAGAAGATCATACTCACGGTCATAAAAGAAGAGGTCATCGCCATTAA
- a CDS encoding spore coat protein: MSCKDHGRNCVCDAVENILDQQEAVEDQCPTSCYTNLLAPTVAPGRDTIPFILYTKKGKPFSAFGGIGPGDTFRTPFFRVNNLDDCCATLELLEPDLAGPGGDCTEDIENIICRTQELERTGFCIEVDLHCFCAIQCLSPDLVESILSGAGRHKKRHS, translated from the coding sequence ATGAGTTGTAAAGATCATGGAAGAAACTGTGTATGTGATGCAGTCGAAAACATCCTAGACCAACAAGAAGCTGTTGAAGATCAATGTCCTACAAGTTGTTATACAAACCTTTTAGCACCTACTGTTGCACCTGGTAGAGATACAATTCCTTTTATCCTTTATACTAAAAAGGGTAAGCCATTTAGTGCATTTGGTGGAATTGGACCTGGAGACACTTTCAGAACACCTTTCTTCCGCGTAAATAACCTTGATGACTGCTGTGCAACACTTGAGCTACTTGAGCCAGATTTAGCTGGACCTGGCGGTGACTGCACTGAAGATATTGAGAATATCATCTGCAGAACACAAGAGCTTGAAAGAACTGGTTTCTGTATCGAAGTTGACTTACACTGCTTCTGTGCGATCCAATGCTTAAGCCCAGATTTAGTAGAGAGCATTCTAAGCGGTGCTGGAAGACACAAAAAAAGACACAGCTAA
- the fabI gene encoding enoyl-ACP reductase FabI, which translates to MGISLQGRTYVVMGVANKRSIAWGIARSLHTAGARLVFTYAGERLEKSVRDLVETLDRNDSLVLPCDITNDEEIEICFASIKEQVGVIHGVAHCIAFANKEELNGDYMNTTRDGFLLAHNISSYSLTAVAKVAKDLMTEGGSIVTLTYLGGERVIENYNVMGVAKASLDASVKYLANDLGKQGIRVNSISAGPIRTLSAKGVSDFNSILREIEEKAPLRRTTTQEEVGDTAVFLFSDMSRGITGEMIHVDSGYNILS; encoded by the coding sequence ATGGGAATTTCCTTACAAGGTCGTACATATGTGGTAATGGGAGTAGCGAATAAGAGAAGTATTGCATGGGGCATTGCGCGCTCACTACATACCGCGGGAGCTAGACTTGTTTTCACCTATGCAGGTGAAAGACTAGAAAAAAGTGTTCGTGACTTAGTTGAAACGTTAGATCGTAATGATTCACTAGTATTACCATGTGATATTACTAACGATGAAGAAATTGAAATATGCTTTGCATCTATTAAGGAACAAGTTGGTGTGATTCATGGAGTAGCCCACTGTATTGCATTCGCTAATAAAGAAGAGCTTAACGGAGATTACATGAATACTACTCGTGATGGTTTCCTATTGGCTCACAATATTAGCTCATACTCACTTACAGCTGTTGCAAAAGTAGCCAAGGATTTAATGACAGAAGGCGGAAGTATTGTAACGTTAACATATCTTGGTGGAGAGCGTGTAATTGAAAACTACAATGTAATGGGTGTAGCAAAAGCTTCGCTGGACGCAAGTGTAAAATACTTAGCGAATGACCTTGGAAAACAAGGAATTCGTGTAAACTCGATCTCAGCTGGTCCGATTCGTACATTATCAGCAAAAGGTGTAAGTGACTTTAACTCCATTCTAAGAGAAATTGAAGAAAAAGCACCACTTCGCCGTACAACAACTCAAGAAGAAGTTGGAGACACTGCGGTATTCTTGTTCAGTGACATGTCTCGTGGAATTACAGGAGAAATGATTCACGTTGATTCCGGGTATAATATTTTATCTTAA